Sequence from the Mycosarcoma maydis chromosome 4, whole genome shotgun sequence genome:
gactcgtgactgtaaccaaatcacgaatccggATCTCggagaatcgtgaatcacgaatgcggTTTGGCGTCCTAATCCAACACTTGTCACTCACCCTCACCCCCAccctcacgactcacgactcacactggcttgctcgctcgcgaTAGCCAATATGCACGGCGTCAAACGACAGCCCAAGACggccgccaccgccgaagCTCGTGCTGCACGCAAAGCCAAAgaagcagccaagctcgctgcTTACCTCGAGGTCGAACAGACGTTTTTCGAGTACAAGCGTTCAGCGCGCAAAGATACGACGGCGCTGCACCATACGACGAAACTGCTCACGCTCAATCCGGAGCTGTATACCGTTTGGAACTATCGTCGCCAAGTGCTATTGCACATGTTtgcaagcagcgtcgagcatggTGCGCGCCAAGACGTGCAGAAGCGCGAAGTCTTTGCGAGTCTCGGCGAGCaccaagagcagcagaaggaccaagagcagcagaaggACGACACCCGTCAAGACAAGCTGACAGTGAAAATGGAGAGCaaacagcagctgctggaagACGATCTGGCGTTGACAGAGCATGCGCTGCGTGCGCATCCCAAAGTGTATTGGATTTGGAACCACCGAATGTGGTGTCTTACGCAGTACCCAACAGCCACCTCTTCTTCAGCGCCagcctcatcctcgtcctcgtcctcgtccaccaacgccgatgccgacacTGACGCTGCTACGTGGTTATGGGAACGTgagctcaagctggtcgagaAAATGCTTGATCTGGACGCGCGCAACTTTCACGGTTGGAACTGTCGTCGGACCATCATCCAACACCTGGCGCTATGCATCCTCTCTGCCGACGCATCTACCTCGGAACTCGCCTGCACGCAGCCTTCATTTCCCACGCTGCTCAGCGAGCCAGCAGTCGTCATGCGCGCAGCTCCAGCCGTCAAGACAAAGCTCGTGTCGCTAGCCGAGAACGAGCTGGCATATGCGTTGCGTAAGATCGAAAGCAACTTCTCCAACTTCTCGGCGTGGCATCAACGCACACAGCTTCTGCCGCACGTGTGGGCGGCGAAACAGCTGAGTGTCGACCAAATGCATGTGTACGTGGATGCCGAGTTTGAGCGGGTCAAACACGCCATGTATACGGATCCGAGCGATCAGAGTGTATGGTTCTACCACCGATGGCTGGTCGACATAACGCTTGCCGAACAAACACCCCAACAAGACCGAGAGCAACACTGCATAACGAGCCACAGACAGAGAAAGATCAACGTACTGCACAGCGAGATCGGCGTGATCGAAGAGCTCTTCGAACTGGAACCTGACAGCAAGTGGTGTGCGATCAGCTTGGCGCACTACAATACGTTGCTCGCTACACTCTACCAGGGCCAAACAGACACAGATGCCGAACACGCCATCGCGCAACAGGCGAGCGCCAAAGCGAAGCGCctgttgcagcagctgatcgAATTGGATCCGGATCGTGAGCACAGGTATCGCGATCTGCTGCAAGGTAACGCGCATTTCTGAGCGGTCCCGGTCCCGGTCCCGGAACTGCTGACATACATCACACGCACGTCGCACgcacaaccacgaaccgTCCGAGTCAAACATATCGATAGCATTCGTCGAAATCGGGGGTGGGGGTGGGGGAGGAGCGTTCGACGGCAGAGCAGAATCAATGCAGATCATATCTTTGATCAAGAGATGCTTGCATGCGAATGATGCGCGAAGCAGATCCAGCGGTCCCGAACAGCCGAACAGCCGAACAATTGTTCGCAATCAGAACAAGTGGACAAACACTCCACCTTTACCACCCAAAGGTCCCGTGGCCTCGCACTGAGCCTTGCACTGCTTGATGAACTTGGCGTTGCACTCGACCGAGTTTTCCGTCTGGTGGCACTGGGCGCACGTCAAACCGTCTCTGCAGAAAGGCTTTTTTCCGATATCGCCCACCTTGTTTCCATCGGCATCCTTGCACGACACTTTCATGTCTGGGCAAATatcgtcctcgtcatcagctGCGAACAAGCGGTCCAATGCCTTGTCCATCTGGTCGAGTTTGTGTTCGAGTGTGGCTTGCTTTCCACCGAGCGGTCCACGCGCTTCGCACTGCGTCTTGCACTGCTTGATGTACTTGGTGTTGCAATCGAGGGCCTTCTTTTTGGGATGGCACATCTTGCACGTTAGACCCTGGCGACAGAAGTCTTGCTCGCCCAGATCGCCGATCACCTCACCATGCTTGACGCACGACACGAGCAAGCGCGGGCAcacatcgtcgtcgtccttgtccgaggtggtggagaaCCAGTTGGGGAATGTGACAACGCGAGGCGTGGACGAAAACGGAAGCTGGATCGGAACCGAGATGGTATCGTCATCCGCGTTGAATGCCAGAGGCGTCGCCGAGGTGCAGCTCGTAGCCACCAGTGCggccgagacgagcagcacagaGTTGATGCTGAGCTTCATGTTGAATCGACAAAAGTAGCGAATAAGCCTGCGATGAAAGGGTGCAGATGGTATCAATCAGAGAACCGATGTCGTGATATGGATGAGCAAGTGGCGACATCCAGGGTTCAAGCCAAGCTCTTCTTATACCATCTACTACACTGAGCGCGCTGTGTCAAGCACGATCCAGTCAGGCTCGGTCAGTAAGCGTGGCTGAAACCCTGGTGCG
This genomic interval carries:
- a CDS encoding Rab geranylgeranyltransferase BET4 (related to Rab geranylgeranyltransferase alpha subunit): MHGVKRQPKTAATAEARAARKAKEAAKLAAYLEVEQTFFEYKRSARKDTTALHHTTKLLTLNPELYTVWNYRRQVLLHMFASSVEHGARQDVQKREVFASLGEHQEQQKDQEQQKDDTRQDKLTVKMESKQQLLEDDLALTEHALRAHPKVYWIWNHRMWCLTQYPTATSSSAPASSSSSSSSTNADADTDAATWLWERELKLVEKMLDLDARNFHGWNCRRTIIQHLALCILSADASTSELACTQPSFPTLLSEPAVVMRAAPAVKTKLVSLAENELAYALRKIESNFSNFSAWHQRTQLLPHVWAAKQLSVDQMHVYVDAEFERVKHAMYTDPSDQSVWFYHRWLVDITLAEQTPQQDREQHCITSHRQRKINVLHSEIGVIEELFELEPDSKWCAISLAHYNTLLATLYQGQTDTDAEHAIAQQASAKAKRLLQQLIELDPDREHRYRDLLQGNAHF